The genome window CTCTACGCTCAGCCTCTCATAGCTAACTAGCGGAGGCTTCTCCTCGACCAGCCTCTTAAGGAAGCTCTGGACGCCCTCCTCCTCGCCCTCAACGACTATCTCCACCCCAGCGTCCTTCAGGTTCCTAACATAGCCCGCTAGCCCTTGGCCTACTGCAGCTCGATAGACAAACGGCCTAAACCCCACCCCTTGAACAGTACCGCTGCAGCGAACCACCGCTTTTATTAACATGAGCTGTGCGCTACTGTAGCATTGCCAGGGCCCTTAAAAGCACCTAGGTGCGTTAAGTCTAGGTTAGCTCTCCTAACCCCTAGGCGCTCGTTAAGCGGGCCCCGCTCAGCAGCGCTAAAATAGTTGAGCGGGCTCGGCGGTAGCGCGCTATGGACGCCCCCTGCCTCGCAAAGGCCAGCTCGGGCGGTCCATGAAGGCTTAAGACCCTGCACTATGGTATGTCAATGGTGCTTAGCTACGTGCCTAGCCATCCCAGGTAGGGTTGTTGAAGTGAAGGGGGAGCAGGCGCTCGTTGACTTCGGGGGTGTTAGGCGGATAGTTTACTTAACGCTACTCCCTCGAGAAGTTAAGCCCGGGGACTACGTCATGGTGCACACGGGCTTCGCCATCGAGGTCGTCGATAGGCGGGAGGCTGAGGAAGTCTGGCGTCTACTAAGGGAGGCCGGGGTGGCTTAGTTAGGCTCAGCGAGCTCGAACCTACATATCATATATAGTCTATATCGTTTGGTACGTAGATAAGCAGCACCTCTTTAGAAACTGTAGATAGGGCTTTTAGAGCCCTCCTCCATAGGAGGGAGAGGCGTTATGGAGGGCCTCGTGCTAGCGCTAGGGCTAGCCGCTACGCTCTACATGGCTTGGTGCCTGGGAGCTAACGACGCAGCCAATCCAACTGAGTGTGCTGTGGGCGCTGGCGTAATTTCGCTTAAGAGAGCCCTCGTGCTCTTCGCTGTCTTCAGCTCTCTCGGAGCCCTCCTTCAGGGGTACATGGTCATGAAAACTCTGGGGAGGGGCATCGTTGCATCCATAGACCTCGTAGGGGCCTTCACCACTGCCTTAGCCGCTGGCTTATGGATAACCTTATGCACGTACTTAGGCCTCCCTATCTCCACCAGCCAATCGATCACGGGGGCCGTCATAGGCTACGGCCTAATCGTATTCGGTCTGGGGGGAGTTAGGTGGGACATCATGACCAGGGTGGTGGCCAGCTGGTTAACTTCACCCCTATCAGCCATAGCGATGACCATGCTGCTCTTCAAGCTACTAACGAAGCTCACCGAGGGCAAGTCTTTTAGTGGCAGGCTTGTCAAGGCCCTCTTGATAGCTTCTCTATGCTTCTCGGCCTACTCCTTCGGGGCTAACGACGTCGGGAACGCCACTGGCGTCCTATTAACCATGGCCGGCGGCCTGGGCACCACTGGGATGCTTATGCTCTCAGCCTGGGGGGCCTTAGGGATAGCCATCGGCGGCTTTACGTGGGGCTACAGAGTAATTAGGACCGTGGCATACAGGGTAACACGCATAGATCCCTACTCGGGCGCTGCGGCTGAGCTGTCGAACGCACTAGTCGTCTACTTGTTCACTACGGTACCCCATGCCTTAATTGGCTACGGAATGCCTATCTCAACTACCCATACGAGCGTAGGCTCTGTTATAGGCGCTGGGCTAGCTAGGAGGAGGAAGGTTAGTTGGAGAACTGTGCTGTTCATAGTGAGCTCCTGGCTCCTCACTGTGCCGATCACGGCCATAATGAGCATGACGCTATACAGGCTAGCGACCTCTCTCATACCTTCATGACTCAACACCCCTCCTAGCCGTGCTAATCCCGACGCCCTACCTACAAGGTAGAGGACTACGCTCGCTAAGTTGGGCGAGAACGGTGGGTGATGCGTAGTGCGCTTTAATCTTCCTACCCAGGACGCTCTAGGCTTGCTAACCCAGCAGGTACAAAGTAGCTGTTAGTGGGGCGATGGGCCCCAGCCCGCTTAGCTAACTTAAGTACTGAGCTTGCCTCCGTACCGGTACCAAATATTGCATGTGCCCTCACTAGACACCATGCACGGGCCCTGCGGAGCTCGTGGGGTACAGGCCTTAGCAAACAGCGGGCACTCTGGCGGGGCGAGCTTACCTATCAGGACTAGGTGGCAGGAGCACCCAGGCTTAAGGTCCCTGGAGCCCTCAACCTTGACGTTAAACCTGAGCCTCGCATCGTGTTCTCCATACTTCTCCTTCAGCCTTAGGCCTGACGAAGGGACTCGCCCTATCCCACGCCACCTAGCGTCGCATACTTCGAACACTTCCTCCATTAGCCTCTGAGCCTTAACGTTACCGTCCTCTCTCACTAGCCTACGGTACTCATTAACTAGCCTAGCTACTCCTGCCTCTACTTGGTCCACGATGTGCTTTACTGCCAGTAGGACGTCTAGGGGCTCAAAGCCAGCTATGACGGTGGGCATCCTGTAGAACTCTGGGAATATCTTGAAGGGCCTCGTCCCTATTATCGTAGCCACGTGGCCAGGGCAGATGAAGCCGTCGAAGTATACTTCAGAGACCCCCATGAGTAGCTCCATGGCCGGCGGTATGAGGCGGTGGCTAACTAAGACGCTGAAGTTTCTAGGCACCCCCTCTATAAGCATGCTCGCAGTAGTAGGGGCCGTGGTCTCAAAGCCTATGGAGAAGAAAGCGACCTGCCTTGAGGGGCTCTCCTCAGCTATCTTTACTGCGTCGCTAATGCTATAGACCACCCTCACATCCCCTCCTAGAGCTCTAGCCTCGGCTAGCGAAAACTCGCTCCCAGGGACTCTGTACATGTCACCGAAGGTCGCTAGCACTACTTTATGCTCGAGCGCCAGCTTGATGGCCTCGTCCACCTCTCTAGCTGGCACTACGCAGACTGGGCAGCCCGGGCCAGCTATGACCTTCACGTTGGCCGGGAGCAGAGACCTAATTCCGTGCTGAGAAATCACTTGCTCGTGGGTCCCGCACACGTGCATTATCTTGACTTCCTTAACTCTAAGCGAAGCTTCTCTAATAGCCCTCGCTACTTTCAATACTAGCTCCTTGTCCCTGTAGCTCTCTAGCGGCTGGAGCATAAGGCCAACTCGCACCTAAGCTCAGGGAGGCCTCCTACTCCTAACCCTAACGCTTTTCTCCTAGACCTATAG of Candidatus Nezhaarchaeota archaeon contains these proteins:
- a CDS encoding acylphosphatase — translated: MLIKAVVRCSGTVQGVGFRPFVYRAAVGQGLAGYVRNLKDAGVEIVVEGEEEGVQSFLKRLVEEKPPLVSYERLSVE
- a CDS encoding HypC/HybG/HupF family hydrogenase formation chaperone, giving the protein MVCQWCLATCLAIPGRVVEVKGEQALVDFGGVRRIVYLTLLPREVKPGDYVMVHTGFAIEVVDRREAEEVWRLLREAGVA
- a CDS encoding inorganic phosphate transporter gives rise to the protein MEGLVLALGLAATLYMAWCLGANDAANPTECAVGAGVISLKRALVLFAVFSSLGALLQGYMVMKTLGRGIVASIDLVGAFTTALAAGLWITLCTYLGLPISTSQSITGAVIGYGLIVFGLGGVRWDIMTRVVASWLTSPLSAIAMTMLLFKLLTKLTEGKSFSGRLVKALLIASLCFSAYSFGANDVGNATGVLLTMAGGLGTTGMLMLSAWGALGIAIGGFTWGYRVIRTVAYRVTRIDPYSGAAAELSNALVVYLFTTVPHALIGYGMPISTTHTSVGSVIGAGLARRRKVSWRTVLFIVSSWLLTVPITAIMSMTLYRLATSLIPS
- the hypD gene encoding hydrogenase formation protein HypD; protein product: MLQPLESYRDKELVLKVARAIREASLRVKEVKIMHVCGTHEQVISQHGIRSLLPANVKVIAGPGCPVCVVPAREVDEAIKLALEHKVVLATFGDMYRVPGSEFSLAEARALGGDVRVVYSISDAVKIAEESPSRQVAFFSIGFETTAPTTASMLIEGVPRNFSVLVSHRLIPPAMELLMGVSEVYFDGFICPGHVATIIGTRPFKIFPEFYRMPTVIAGFEPLDVLLAVKHIVDQVEAGVARLVNEYRRLVREDGNVKAQRLMEEVFEVCDARWRGIGRVPSSGLRLKEKYGEHDARLRFNVKVEGSRDLKPGCSCHLVLIGKLAPPECPLFAKACTPRAPQGPCMVSSEGTCNIWYRYGGKLST